GTTGAAGAGAGACCCTGGGTCTAAAGTCTAAACTCAGCTTACGCTAGAGAGCGATCGTACTACTGATAGGGGAGATATCGGTTTAGGGCTAATATACTCAAGTTGAATTGCCAAGCTAGATAAATTTTGTGCCAGTTTGCTCAGTGTCCTGCTGATACAGTGAGACTCATGATGAGCGCTGATGGCTTGAGCCAAGTCCGAGCATGGGTCATAAAACATGAGAGGTACACTCATTCCACGCAACTGGGTTAGTTTTAAAAATTGGTTTCGATCTAGGGGGCGACGTTTCCTAAGCACTAGTCTACTGATTTTGGGTATCCTCCTGGGTAGCTGGCTGCTGATTAACACTGTGAGATTGCAAGCGGTGGCGTCGGAACCTGTCGATGTGTTTTTCGTCCTGGGAGGTGGGATTGATCGAGAGATCTACGTCGCCCAGTTAGCCAAACAGCATCCAGAAGTCCGAGTTTTGATCTCTCAAGGCTCGGAAGACCCCTGCATCTTGCTGATTTTTCAACGAGAACAGGCACCTATCCGCCAAGTTTGGTTAGAAAAGTGTGCCAATTCTACCTTTGATAACTTCTACTTTAATCTCCCAATTCTCAAACAGTGGGGTATTCGTAAAATTAAGTTAATTACTTCTAGCAGCCATTTACCGCGAGCGAAGTGGATGGCACAGATTCTGTTGGGCGCTCATGGGATTTGGGTCGAGACAGATCTTGCCTCACACAAGGGCACACCCGGAAATCGAGAATCTGTTCTGAAGGCGGGTTTGGATATCAGCCGTTGTCTGGTTTGGGCGGTGTTGAGTCAGGTTGTCCAGCCGAGATGCTTGAAATTAGTGCCACTTTCTGCTGTGGATTTGGCCGCTTGGCGTAACTCCGATTTTCGATGTGAGCGTCAAGAGGAGTTGAAGCTTGAGTAGATTCCAGTCCAAACCCGTTCGTGATCAAATCTGGCAAGTAAAGTGGTTGATGTTAGCCATTTACAGGGTACTTTATGTATCGATCACAATTGTTGAAAAATACCTTCATCCGTTTCCGACGCTTAGCGAAGACAACATTAAAACTAACAGGGTTGTTGCTACTGTTGAGCCTGACACTCCTAACCCCATCACTCCCTGCACAAGCCGCCACCCAAGTTAGTCCTCTGGTTGAAGAACAAGTCTTGCAGGTGCTCCGCAATCACCCTGAACAAATCTTGCAGCTCATCCGCGAACACCCAGAAGTCATTGTGCAATCTGTTCAAGCCTACCAGCAGCAACAACAATCACAACTGCAACAGATACGGCAGGCTTTCGTGCAAGCACTACAAACTAATCCTAAAGTTGTGATTCGCGACTCTCCCACCACGGGCACAACTGATTTAAAAGCCGTGCTATTAGAATTCTCAGACTTTCAATGTCCCTACTGTGCACAGGCTCATAAAATCATCCAACAGTTTATGAGCAAACATGCGGATGAAGTTACCTTAGTCTACAAACATTTCCCTCTCACTCCCATTCACCCCGAAGCCATGCCTGCGGCTAAAGCCGCTTGGGCGGCATTTCAGCAAGGTAAATTTTGGGAGTACGAGGATGCTCTATTTTCCCAGCAAGACAAGTTGGGCAACTCGTTGTATCTGGCGACTGCCAAAAGCCTAAATCTGGATTTGGAGAAGTTTGAGCAAGATCAAGCCAATGCCGATAGGGCGATTGAGGAGGATCTTCAGTTAGCTCAGACGTTGGGACTTTCAGGCACTCCCTTCTTTGTACTCAATGGCGAAGCCTTTTCCGGTGACGTGAAGTTATCGGATTTAGAGAAGGCTTTGGCTGGTGCAAACCCGTCTTAAAACTAGATTCCCAACTTTGTCATGCAAACAGCCGCTCGGTAATTTGCCACGCTTGGGATTGAAGGGTAGATAGGGGCACTTGATAGAAATACTGACGCAGAAACTGTTCTTCTTCAACAGCGGCTAGAAATTTTTGGATGGCTTCATTAACAGCAGAGTCAGTTACTTCTAGCGAGGGTTGTCCGCTAATGGCGATCGCCCAATCTTTGTGTTTGACATTAAAACCAATTTGTGATATTAAATCCAGTCCCAAATGGAGAATGCGATCGCTCAAATCCAGCTTTTCTTGCAATTGCACCAAAGTCGCCGTTTGTCCCGTGCGGCAGAGGAATTTGGCAATTCCCACGAGTTGTTTCCAGATTTCAGCCGGTGATAGTTGGCTGGGAGGTGGATAAGCCAGCGCTAATTTTCGATTCGATGCGATCGCACGGCGAAACCAGATTTGCAGTTCGTCCCAACTGGTGGGACACTCGCTAACCGTGAGGGGAGCAATCGATTTGGGATTGGGATTTTTCCCCATCTCCTCATGCCTCTCCTCACTCAGTCTTGCTGCGCTATCAGTAAAGCTTTGGCTTTCCATCTCCTCATCTACACCGCGCCAGTCTAAAATCCAATCTAATCGGGTGGGAATACTAAACGAGGATAGATCCACCCGTGAACGCACCGCCAGTAATCGCACTTCGGGGCGTTTTTTGTAATTGTTGTAATCTAGTTCAACAATCGCATCGCATCTTCCTTTAGGGACTTCATCTCTGTAGTGTCCCCACCAGATCCCAGGGAATCCGCTATGGCAAGAGTTGTCCCAAATTTCAAATTCAGTTTTAATGAATTGTACTTTTCGTCCTTTAAAGTCTTGGGTATTGTAGTTTCTAACTTCCTCAAACCAACAGTTTTGAATCAGCAGTTTCGGCACAGGATTTCCCATGCCACAGGGTTCGAGTAGTTTAAGTTCATAAAATAATTCTTTGCCCAACTCGGCTATGGTTACAATCAGGTCAGCTTCGAGTACGGGAGTGAGCGAGGCACCTGTAGTCGATACTTGTTGCCGTAACTGTTGGTTAATCGCTTCAGTAAACAGGGGCAGATTTTCAACTAAGAGACTCAATCCTGCGGCAAACGGATGACCACCAAAGCGATGCAGCAGGTGTTCTTGGGACTTCACCAACTGATAAAGGTCAATATTATTCACAGAACGCGCAGAACCCCTGGCAAATTTTGGAGGATCGGGTTGTGATTGAGACTGGATTATTGTCGCTTCCTGCGCCTTATTTTCTAATTTATAATCAACATCATTTTCTGTACTTAACAAAATAGTAGGGCGTCCATATTGCTGAGCAATTTGCCCTGCAACTAAGCCGAGAACACCAGCAGGCCATTGAGAGTCTTCAAGGACAATGACACTCGTGGTTGAAAGGTCAATTTGCTCAAGTTTGGCTTTCACTTGCTGGGTTACATCTTTTTGCAAA
This portion of the Microcoleus sp. AS-A8 genome encodes:
- a CDS encoding DHH family phosphoesterase — translated: MPEPQLQWQVSPPSEIPQWFLDAIKPHVLAQVPSDRDGHHAAQLLWKRGIRDALALPGFLNPDFYQPANPFEFGQEMHWAVERLQQACRTGEMVAIWGDFDADGITSTAVLWEGLGQFLPQEWQLIYYIPNRLTESHGLNHQGIDALQKQGCRLIVTCDTGSTNLREIDYAQTLGIDVIVTDHHTLPAQRPPVKAIINPRYFSPDHPLFHLSGVAVAYKLIEALYQTLPDVPQQPLENLLDLVAIGLIADLVQLSGDCRYLAQLGIRRLQQQSKTQTQKSKITRPGVARLLELCQRNGDRPTDISFGLGPRINAVSRIQGDASFCVELLTSTDEKRCEQLATETELANTRRKSLQKDVTQQVKAKLEQIDLSTTSVIVLEDSQWPAGVLGLVAGQIAQQYGRPTILLSTENDVDYKLENKAQEATIIQSQSQPDPPKFARGSARSVNNIDLYQLVKSQEHLLHRFGGHPFAAGLSLLVENLPLFTEAINQQLRQQVSTTGASLTPVLEADLIVTIAELGKELFYELKLLEPCGMGNPVPKLLIQNCWFEEVRNYNTQDFKGRKVQFIKTEFEIWDNSCHSGFPGIWWGHYRDEVPKGRCDAIVELDYNNYKKRPEVRLLAVRSRVDLSSFSIPTRLDWILDWRGVDEEMESQSFTDSAARLSEERHEEMGKNPNPKSIAPLTVSECPTSWDELQIWFRRAIASNRKLALAYPPPSQLSPAEIWKQLVGIAKFLCRTGQTATLVQLQEKLDLSDRILHLGLDLISQIGFNVKHKDWAIAISGQPSLEVTDSAVNEAIQKFLAAVEEEQFLRQYFYQVPLSTLQSQAWQITERLFA
- a CDS encoding thioredoxin domain-containing protein, which codes for MYRSQLLKNTFIRFRRLAKTTLKLTGLLLLLSLTLLTPSLPAQAATQVSPLVEEQVLQVLRNHPEQILQLIREHPEVIVQSVQAYQQQQQSQLQQIRQAFVQALQTNPKVVIRDSPTTGTTDLKAVLLEFSDFQCPYCAQAHKIIQQFMSKHADEVTLVYKHFPLTPIHPEAMPAAKAAWAAFQQGKFWEYEDALFSQQDKLGNSLYLATAKSLNLDLEKFEQDQANADRAIEEDLQLAQTLGLSGTPFFVLNGEAFSGDVKLSDLEKALAGANPS
- a CDS encoding YdcF family protein — translated: MGILLGSWLLINTVRLQAVASEPVDVFFVLGGGIDREIYVAQLAKQHPEVRVLISQGSEDPCILLIFQREQAPIRQVWLEKCANSTFDNFYFNLPILKQWGIRKIKLITSSSHLPRAKWMAQILLGAHGIWVETDLASHKGTPGNRESVLKAGLDISRCLVWAVLSQVVQPRCLKLVPLSAVDLAAWRNSDFRCERQEELKLE